In a genomic window of Clavelina lepadiformis chromosome 7, kaClaLepa1.1, whole genome shotgun sequence:
- the LOC143465007 gene encoding cilia- and flagella-associated protein 44-like isoform X3 has protein sequence MVVIILTDWFKSLGFLSVFFYLKFVEVMDGSDDPASRQKRKSLKAATHILKKVALQRYRMKLGNAQSEESSLPDVSAVDTSETQIKATTSHDDNFGTEKISMSDCSDSDDDESDVSADITNRSKNISEFHFIPGAFNRGETSSTSVKNLAAANDSAKSYSRNIPVFVGKRNQKVDPGSREKNHMEEMDAEDEKPKVAPVAVSKEEGPSEDFYYESEEYQSRSVVSTDSGIPLNMLQFFHSFGYDCKKRSNLYLLHGPTALFAAGNLVHLLNLASGDHQFLRSCSGGGVGALTVHPSGKYFVVAEKGVKPYLLIYEFPSLKLYRILRGGTERAYSFVDFDPKGNLLASVGSAPDYMLTVWDWKKEKIMLRSKAFSQEIYRVTFSPEQEGLLTSCGTTHIRFWKMAWTFTGLKLKGELGRFGKTSLSDIEGYIQLPDGKVLSGSDWGNFLLWDGGLIKVEICRKNQKPCHVGSVQQLVIDEGELITIGVDGYVRVWEMEAIDSADTTDDSDLFEVEPMNELKVGNDVQLTSMVKASRAEDDSLEEGASIWFAQDANGGIWKLDLSFSHTTKPPEMLYSCTAGAITGVSCSPTSHLVSMTGDAYVRVYDYLTKQLLCHYHSPTPHTTGTSLLWPNKVIDPKGTTIVAGFSDGILRLLNLRQVDDTNELVLKQAMKPHSSSITAMAFDNSGEILATGSTDCTVFFFSVDHDKYDPIGFVKIPGEVTNMKWTPPGFPDTRLLVTCSNGKVVEVEPPTSTDTSHSFMLDNVAMKYFTFQSVKSRLRRDEQRERREKEKAQRRKEREKELKRRKDRGEEISEEEAQTFLDEDPQADAENEEEPLYIPPDPCPVLEAVYTIPGRFFVSMADYDAGYLYECAFPDDASDPNAMIEPLRAVSVEDSSDVPLTSIRFTADRRKLVAGLQNGLIRVYPLEGDPETAFDLDMLKSHWDLNMHDNDNGAVTHIVESHDGAHLFSSGSDGNLFGYLSLSHEEIAKAMEGKRAKLPTPKKRSPDDRLVDDIDDPHAYSIEDAKLKAEHDKMIRDAEAKKLAERRKIGKLRKTFLELLQKNEELPPSVQLQRNEFELDPSLRGKMVAETHEKVNRVRLEMQWDKAKLALTHDKLHKRFRSQLECDRVTVHSFNTSHVVSSYRVGKLADEYHSLRETVEQRVRAASLASEGGAVGLLDGATASLASDKQNADTESIEESFLNGAKQNRRQTILQGRQAEKVAKAIKKSEEVKLKREKRQKEWEELYKSKPDEQFEDPADVAAIREAQANMGDFKLKTAPDYVVPEHLRMDTEKKRYQILVLQGLVHRTKSEFNEKLLALRDGKLSMIDEMKSYVADLKTLQSKMEKSDRVAPPVIPRPHPDEEPHRKFEYTRASLLRFEEEERQREIDAAKKKRTGDGGLFGGFGDQDDEQEPTSKAGYESSKKGASSIASSALSKAPKMAQGKVAPSPTALELQVAQIERIRLKYQRDRLLRLIDKNMTSFDAELRLLRHNKFKVDVSLKMADLRQVTLLEELLLLKEYEKRETTLSGRVVSKRIELTEINTKAADMQIKLETKRRDIERLSDREKALYASFAASLGENNKFADFLNKVFRKKIKRAKKKVVEEGEEADSDVTSSDESDWSSEEDEDDSVEGGFDDSMCPPGCDQILFDSALALREKRLDLEEALVEEKKVAETLKKDSDALGKKAKVMESQLKTALADLEAFQVEKQGKLNELDIIVPLRLHQVEHVYNAIVPSDLSQCLIFANNSLTSLQRRIKELQQEKNEERKFYKEARQQHVHLIKNRRIMEERIEQMEEKCEHMMMLKFGRIVDLEKLDAVTINRNVEELKEQVRRNEAKNAQEILKREKRINRLKDQVTDLTRANTKRLEALNVLVNDKDELEQELDKRQRTMDLGQGVRRKPDMKEQHRLVQLVQLQAQEIQALKEEIGLLSRKGGHILPPAQPPLGQDPDVM, from the exons atggtGGTAATCATTTTGACTGATTGGTTTAAGTCTTTAGgctttttatctgtttttttttatctgaAATTTGTGGAAGTCATGGATGGAAGTGATGACCCTGCTTCAAGGCAAAAGAGAAAAAGCCTGAAAGCTGCGACTCACATCCTGAAAAAAGTCGCGTTACAGCGCTATCGTATGAAGCTGGGCAACGCCCAATCAGAGGAAAGCTCCTTGCCTGATGTTTCTGCTGTTGACACGTCCGAGACACAAATTAAAGCCACGACGAGTCATGATGACAACTTTGGTACAGAGAAAATATCAATGTCTGATTGTAGTGACAGTGATGATGATGAAAGTGATGTTTCTGCCGACATCACAAATcgaagcaaaaatatttctgagtTTCATTTTATTCCTGGTGCATTTAATCGAGGAGAAACTTCTTCCACCtctgttaaaaatttagcagCTGCAAATG ATTCTGCCAAATCATACTCAAGAAACATTCCTGTGTTTGTTGGTAAGAGGAACCAAAAAGTTGATCCTGGATCAAGAGAGAAGAATCACATGGAAGAGATGGATGCAGAGGATGAGAAACCCAAAGTTGCTCCAG TTGCAGTGTCCAAGGAAGAAGGCCCTTCTGAAGATTTCTATTACGAGTCCGAG GAATATCAATCCCGCTCAGTTGTGAGCACAGACTCGGGGATTCCCCTCAACATGTTGCAGTTCTTCCATTCGTTCGGTTACGATTGCAAGAAGAGATCCAACCTCTATCTGCTGCACGGACCAACCGCCCTATTCGCTGCTGGCAACCTG GTCCACTTGCTCAACCTCGCATCCGGAGATCACCAGTTTTTAAGGAGCTGCAGTGGTGGAGGTGTTGGAGCCCTGACT GTCCATCCTTCtggcaaatattttgttgttgctgAGAAGGGCGTCAAACCATATCTACTGATCTACGAGTTTCCTTCGTTGAAATTGTATCGGATTCTTAGAG GTGGCACAGAGAGAGCTTATTCGTTCGTTGATTTCGACCCGAAAGGCAATTTGCTTGCGTCGGTTGGTTCCGCACCTGACTACATGCTCACCGTGTGGGACTGGAAGAAGGAGAAGATCATGCTCAGGTCTAAG GCTTTCTCTCAAGAAATTTACAGGGTGACGTTTTCCCCCGAACAGGAGGGCCTGCTGACCTCGTGTGGCACCACACACATCAG GTTTTGGAAGATGGCTTGGACATTCACAGGACTCAAGTTGAAGGGAGAACTCGGACGATTCGGCAAAACCTCCCTCAGTGACATTGAGGGATACATTCAACTCCCGGACGGGAAAGTTTTGTCCGGATCAGATTGGGGGAATTTCCTGCTGTGGGACGGAGGTCTCATCAAG GTGGAGATTTGTCGCAAGAACCAGAAGCCGTGCCACGTCGGGTCCGTGCAGCAGTTAGTGATAGACGAAGGAGAACTCATCACCATCGGGGTCGACGGTTACGTCAGG GTCTGGGAAATGGAGGCGATAGATTCCGCTGACACGACTGATGACTCAGACTTATTCGAGGTTGAGCCGATGAATGAACTTAAAGTGGGCAACGACGTACAACTTACCTCTATGGTTAAG GCGAGTCGTGCAGAGGATGATAGTTTGGAGGAAGGAGCATCGATATGGTTTGCTCAGGATGCTAATGGCGGGATCTGGAAGCTGGACCTCTCTTTTTCACACACA ACAAAACCCCCAGAGATGCTTTATTCATGCACGGCCGGTGCCATCACGGGTGTGTCATGTTCACCGACCAGCCACCTAGTGTCCATGACTGGGGACGCGTACGTTCGAGTCTACGATTATTTGACAAAGCAATTGTTATGTCATTATCACTCCCCCACTCCACACACAACTGGCACGTCGCTTTTATGGCCCAACAAAGTG ATCGATCCGAAGGGAACGACAATAGTTGCCGGATTCTCCGATGGAATTTTGAGACTTCTCAACCTACGTCAAGTCGATGACACCAACGAGCTTGTCTTGAAGCAG GCAATGAAACCTCATTCGTCGAGTATAACAGCGATGGCATTCGACAATAGCGGGGAAATTTTAGCAACTGGAAGCACGGATTGCACGGTTTTTTTCTTCTCGGTAGATCACGACAAATATGACCCGATCGGCTTCGTCAAAATCCCTGGCGAGGTCACCAATATGAAGTGGACTCCTCCAGGATTT CCGGACACAAGACTGCTGGTGACATGCAGCAATGGTAAAGTGGTGGAGGTGGAGCCACCAACATCCACAGACACTTCCCACTCATTCATGCTCGACAATGTAGCTATGAA ATATTTCACTTTTCAAAGTGTCAAGTCCCGTCTGCGTCGGGATGAACAAAGAGAAAGAAGAGAGAAGGAGAAAGCACAGAGGAGGAAAGAAAGAGAAAAGGAACTGAAAAGAAGAAAAGACAGAG GTGAGGAGATAAGCGAAGAGGAAGCTCAAACATTCCTGGATGAGGATCCTCAAGCTGATGCTGAAAATGAAGAGGAGCCTCTCTACATCCCACCGGATCCCTGCCCCGTACTCGAAGCTGTCTACACCATCCCGGGAAGATTTTTTGTGTCTATGGCAGACTACGACGCAGGTTACTTGTACGAGTGCGCGTTCCCCGATGACGCAAGTGACCCAAATGCAATGATCGAGCCTTTAAGAGCCGTCTCTGTGGAAG ATTCCAGCGATGTTCCTCTTACATCGATTCGGTTCACGGCTGATCGACGTAAGCTCGTTGCGGGGTTGCAGAATGGTTTGATCCGCGTCTATCCACTAGAAGGCGATCCTGAGACCGCTTTTGATCTAGACATGCTCAAAAGCCACTGGGACTTGAACATGCACGACAACGATAATG GTGCCGTCACCCACATTGTGGAGAGCCATGACGGGGCCCATTTGTTCAGCAGCGGGTCAGATGGAAATTTGTTTGGTTACTTGTCGCTGTCTCATGAAGAAATTGCGAAAGCAATGGAAGGCAAAAGAGCAAAGCTGCCTACACCTaaa AAACGATCTCCGGATGACAGATTAGTGGATGACATCGATGATCCACACGCATACAGCATCGAGGACGCCAAGCTAAAGGCGGAGCACGACAAGATGATCCGAGATGCCGAGGCAAAGAAGTTGGCGGAACGCAGAAAGATTGGAAAGCTGAGAAAAACGTTCCTGGAACTACTTCAGAAGAATGAAGAGCTCCCTCCATCAGTTCAATTGCAACGAAAT GAATTTGAGTTGGATCCATCACTTCGAGGAAAAATGGTCGCTGAGACTCATGAAAAGGTCAACCGAGTCCGACTCGAGATGCAATGGGACAAGGCAAAGCTTGCACTTACCCATGACAAGCTTCAT AAACGTTTTCGCTCCCAGTTAGAATGCGACAGAGTAACCGTCCATTCTTTCAACACCAGCCACGTGGTGTCCTCGTATCGAGTGGGCAAGCTTGCCGACGAATATCATTCGCTTCGTGAAACTGTCGAACAGCGAGTACGAGCTGCTAGTCTTGCGTCAGAAGGTGGCGCTGTGGGGCTTCTAGATGGCGCCACCGCTTCCCTGGCTTCGGACAAGCAAAATG CCGACACAGAGAGCATCGAAGAATCATTCTTGAACGGGGCGAAGCAGAATAGAAGACAAACAATTCTTCAAGGAAGACAGGCGGAGAAAGTTGCAAAAGCGATCAAGAAATCGGAGGAAGTGAAACTAAAGCGAGAGAAGAGACAAAAAGAG TGGGAGGAGTTGTACAAGAGCAAGCCGGACGAGCAATTTGAGGACCCGGCTGATGTGGCGGCCATACGAGAAGCCCAGGCGAACATGGGGGactttaaattgaaaaccGCTCCGGATTACGTGGTACCTGAGCATCTGAGGATGGACACCGAGAAGAAAAGATACCAGATATTGGTCCTACAGGGCTTG GTCCATCGAACAAAATCTGAATTTAACGAGAAGTTGTTGGCGCTGAGAGACGGCAAACTGTCAATGATCGACGAAATGAAAAGTTATGTCGCTGACTTGAAAACACTTCAGTCGAAGATGGAAAAGTCAGACAGAGTCGCTCCACCAGTTATACCACGTCCGCACCCAGATGAGGAACCTCACAG GAAGTTTGAATACACGCGAGCGTCACTCCTCAGGTTTGAGGAAGAGGAGAGACAGCGCGAGATCGATGCGGCAAAGAAGAAGAGGACTGGTGATGGTGGACTCTTTGGAGGATTTGGAGATCAG GACGACGAACAAGAGCCGACGTCAAAGGCGGGATACGAGTCGAGCAAGAAAGGAGCGAGCAGCATCGCCAGCAGCGCTCTTAGCAAGGCACCG AAAATGGCACAAGGCAAAGTCGCCCCCTCACCGACCGCCCTTGAACTTCAAGTCGCTCAGATCGAGAGGATTCGACTCAAATATCAACGCGATCGATTGTTACGCTTGATTGATAAAAATATGACCTCGTTTGACGCTGAACTCCgtctgttacgtcataataaattCAAAGTTGACGTCAGTTTGAAAATGGCCGACCTAAG GCAAGTGACGTTGTTAGAGGAATTACTGCTGTTGAAGGAGTACGAGAAACGAGAGACGACTCTGTCGGGACGTGTCGTCAGCAAAAGAATTGAATTGACGGAAATTAACACGAAG GCGGCTGACATGCAAATCAAGTTGGAAACCAAGCGGCGAGACATTGAGCGTCTTTCTGACCGCGAGAAGGCACTATATGCCTCGTTCGCTGCGTCACTCGGCGAAAATAATAAATTCGCGGATTTCTTGAACAAAGTTTTccggaaaaaaatcaaacgagCCAAGAAGAAGGTGGTTGAAG AGGGTGAAGAAGCGGACAGTGACGTTACATCATCGGATGAATCTGATTGGTCGAGTGAAGAAGACGAAGACGACTCCGTGGAAGGAGGATTCGATGATTCTATGTGCCCTCCGGGATGTGATCAG ATCCTCTTTGATTCGGCGCTGGCCCTCCGCGAGAAGAGACTTGATCTTGAAGAAGCTCTCGTGGAGGAGAAGAAAGTCGCCGAGACTCTGAAAAAAGACTCGGACGCGCTCGGGAAGAAAGCGAAAGTGATGGAATCCCAGCTTAAAACCGCGCTGGCGGATCTGGAAGCGTTCCAG GTGGAGAAGCAAGGCAAGCTGAACGAGCTTGACATCATCGTGCCTCTTCGGCTCCACCAAGTGGAGCACGTGTACAACGCGATTGTTCCTTCCGACCTCAGCCAGTGCCTCATCTTCGCCAACAACTCCCTCACCTCGCTACAGCGAAGAATAAAGGAGCTCCAGCAGGAGAAGAATGAAGAAAGGAAATTCTACAA AGAGGCGAGGCAGCAGCACGTCCATCTGATAAAGAACAGGAGGATCATGGAGGAGAGGATCGAGCAGATGGAGGAGAAGTGTGAGCACATGATGATGCTCAAG TTTGGTCGGATCGTTGATCTTGAGAAGCTGGATGCGGTCACCATCAACAGGAACGTGGAGGAGCTCAAGGAGCAAGTGAGGAGGAACGAAGCGAAGAACGCTCAGGAAATACTGAAGCGAGAG AAACGCATCAACAGGCTGAAAGATCAAGTGACCGACCTGACCCGAGCAAATACGAAGAGACTTGAAGCTCTCAATGTCCTCGTCAACGACAAAGATGAACTCGAACAAGAACTTGACAAGCGGCAGCGTACAATG GACCTGGGGCAGGGAGTGAGACGCAAGCCGGACATGAAGGAGCAGCACAGACTGGTGCAACTTGTTCAACTCCAAGCCCAAGAAATTCAA GCTTTGAAAGAAGAGATTGGATTGTTATCCCGGAAAGGGGGCCACATTCTACCCCCAGCCCAACCCCCGCTCGGCCAAGACCCTGACGTCATGTAA